The genomic segment TGGAACGAGCCAACGCCAAATACCCCTCGATCTGTTTGTTTGTCAGGTCGTTTGCGCCTACTTTAGCTTCAACGAGCGCAGTCCACGCCTTACTACCGTTGCGCAGGATAATTAGTCCATCAGGCCGCTCTCCCTGTTCGGCAGACGTCTTTTTGAATACGACTTCTGTAAATGTATCAATTCTTGCCCGGGAGCCAGCTTTCACGCCAAGTCCAGCAAGCATGGTCCGGCCAAACTCACCAACATTTTCAAGGCAAGAGAGGAAAATTGAGAGGGTTCGCCCTTCCTTCGAATTTTCGGATAACACAGGAAATAGTCTGGAAGCCTCGCCCGATACCAGCATTTCAGGCAAATCACTCATGGCTTCCCTCCAAATCAAAAAATTACACTACCACCTGCTTAGCGAAACAAATCTGATTTAAAAATCATTGAATATTCAATTGGTAACCAATCGGAGTAGCTCCTTTTTTTACCCAAACGAAATCGGAATTTCCGCTATTGGACAATATCCAACGCTTTCAAGACTTCGGGCGTAATCGTACCCGTGACCTTTAGTCCCCAATCGCCTTGAAATTTTTCAAGAGCCGCTTTGGTTTTAGGGCCGACGATACCATCATCAGTACCATCATAGTAACCGTAGGAGATCAAACCACGTTGAACTTGCTTCACCGTATCAATGAATGGATCTGTTTCTGTACTACCTACGGTCCCGAAAAGTGTTGTCGGATTTTCTGAGCTCGATCCGCCAGATCCAGATCCGGTTCGCGGAAACGACGGCGTGGCACTGACGCCTGAAGACGGTGCCCGAGGCCGTGAAGTCGGGGGAGTTGGCGGTGGTGGAGGCGTGTACACGGGATAGTACCCTCCTCCGCTACTTGAGCGATGACTGGAAT from the Sphingorhabdus lacus genome contains:
- the hxsA gene encoding His-Xaa-Ser repeat protein HxsA, with amino-acid sequence MSRANFLIPSLLAAGFLAPTSVVATNGTFASGRKDTMETGSDVTALFRKQADVRLAQHRSHSSHRSHSSHSSHRSSSGGGYYPVYTPPPPPTPPTSRPRAPSSGVSATPSFPRTGSGSGGSSSENPTTLFGTVGSTETDPFIDTVKQVQRGLISYGYYDGTDDGIVGPKTKAALEKFQGDWGLKVTGTITPEVLKALDIVQ